One window of Polyangiaceae bacterium genomic DNA carries:
- a CDS encoding radical SAM protein, translating to MDYVGRIFRPPSEARSLLLQVSVGCSHNRCGYCDMYRDKRFTIKPWEIVERDIQTAKAMGPRFEKLFLCDGDALILPTKRLLQILEAVQRELPWIERVGVYGDTRSVGRKSVEDLTALREAGLGIVYHGFESGDDEVLKLIDKGGTRADCIDTAAKLRAAGIAHSVMVLLGVGGEELSEQHAKHTASLLTEMDPTYAGALTTTLVPGTPLFEAAERGEFRLPGKFRMLQELRTIVADSRLSACRFSSNHASNYLPLRSELPRDRDEVLRILDAVIARGDERLLKPEALRGL from the coding sequence ATGGACTACGTCGGCCGAATTTTCCGTCCGCCCTCTGAAGCACGGAGCCTCCTGCTCCAGGTGAGCGTTGGCTGCAGCCACAACCGCTGTGGCTACTGCGATATGTATCGAGACAAGCGCTTCACCATCAAACCCTGGGAGATCGTCGAGCGCGACATCCAGACGGCAAAGGCGATGGGCCCTCGCTTCGAGAAGCTGTTTCTGTGCGACGGGGACGCACTGATCCTGCCAACGAAACGGCTCCTACAGATCCTGGAAGCGGTGCAGAGAGAGCTGCCCTGGATCGAACGTGTCGGTGTGTACGGCGACACGCGCAGCGTGGGACGCAAGAGCGTCGAAGATCTGACCGCGCTACGGGAGGCGGGCCTTGGCATCGTCTACCACGGCTTCGAGTCGGGCGACGACGAAGTGCTCAAGCTGATCGACAAGGGCGGCACCCGAGCGGATTGCATCGACACCGCAGCCAAGCTCAGGGCGGCAGGCATCGCCCACTCCGTCATGGTCTTGCTCGGGGTTGGGGGTGAGGAGCTCTCGGAACAACACGCAAAGCACACAGCTTCTCTCCTTACGGAAATGGACCCGACCTACGCCGGTGCGCTGACCACCACCTTGGTACCAGGCACGCCGCTCTTCGAGGCCGCCGAGCGAGGGGAGTTCCGCCTGCCAGGCAAGTTCAGGATGCTCCAGGAGCTGCGCACCATCGTCGCCGACAGCAGACTCAGCGCCTGCCGATTCTCATCGAATCACGCGAGCAACTACCTCCCGCTGAGGAGCGAGCTGCCACGAGATCGCGACGAAGTGTTGCGCATCCTCGACGCAGTGATCGCCCGTGGTGACGAACGACTGTTGAAACCTGAAGCACTTCGCGGCCTTTGA
- a CDS encoding alkaline phosphatase D family protein, translating to MSLSRRNFLRSTGALGAATLPLACSSEDTAEEQDKLDQYTYDGPLGPESLFQHSVASGDPLTDAIILWTRVSPEKSDEAVEVWWEIGTDTSFKKRVAVGTVTTNADRDFTVKVDVTGLSAGTTYYYRFKSLGRTSPAGRTKTAPEGDVKRLRFGITSCSSMAHGYFHVYRDLAQELDLDAVLHLGDYIYEYGNGEYGDVRTYEPEHEILTLEDYRMRHSQYKRDPDLQAIHKQHAFIAVWDDHESADNSYKDGAKNHDPATEGDWATRKAAAIKAYTEWMPIRGGEDGKIFRSFTYGNLADLVFLDTRLWGRDEEDGKLLGEAPVEDPGRSLLGDDQETWLDDQLKTSQATWRIVGQQVMMAFLKSTGAPNSEGGGTLVNHDQWQGYPGSQQRFMSLLSDNQIDNVVVLTGDIHSGWGCDLTPDPNNTDFYDPATGKGSVAVEFVTSAVTSPGFPAGIDTVVKNALVENPHIKYSNVTQRGFFILDLDSERVQAAWYVYDDIETADGGVKSLDAVLESKSGTNFLVPADEPAAPKAAPPAAP from the coding sequence ATGAGCCTCTCTCGCCGCAACTTCCTTAGGTCAACTGGCGCTCTCGGCGCTGCCACCCTCCCCCTCGCGTGCAGCAGCGAGGACACCGCGGAGGAGCAAGACAAGCTCGACCAGTACACCTACGACGGGCCCCTTGGCCCCGAGTCGTTGTTCCAGCACAGCGTCGCGAGCGGGGATCCCCTGACCGACGCGATCATCCTCTGGACTCGCGTTTCCCCAGAGAAATCCGATGAGGCTGTCGAGGTGTGGTGGGAGATCGGTACGGACACCTCGTTCAAGAAGCGTGTCGCCGTCGGCACCGTGACGACCAATGCGGATCGAGACTTCACCGTGAAGGTGGACGTCACTGGGCTGAGCGCCGGCACGACCTACTACTATCGCTTCAAGTCACTCGGGCGCACCTCTCCTGCTGGGCGCACGAAGACGGCCCCGGAAGGTGATGTGAAGAGACTGCGCTTTGGGATCACGAGCTGCTCTTCGATGGCTCACGGCTATTTCCATGTCTATCGAGACCTGGCGCAGGAGCTGGACCTAGACGCCGTGTTGCACCTAGGTGACTACATCTACGAGTACGGCAACGGGGAGTACGGCGACGTGCGCACCTACGAACCGGAGCACGAGATCCTCACGCTCGAGGACTACCGGATGCGCCACTCTCAGTACAAGCGTGACCCCGACCTGCAGGCGATCCACAAGCAGCATGCCTTCATCGCCGTGTGGGACGACCACGAGTCCGCGGACAACTCTTACAAGGACGGCGCCAAGAACCACGACCCGGCCACAGAGGGCGACTGGGCCACGCGCAAGGCGGCGGCGATCAAGGCGTACACCGAGTGGATGCCGATCCGCGGTGGCGAGGACGGGAAGATCTTCCGATCGTTTACGTACGGAAATTTGGCAGATCTGGTTTTCCTCGACACCCGCCTCTGGGGCCGTGACGAAGAGGATGGCAAGCTACTCGGTGAAGCACCGGTCGAAGACCCCGGCCGCAGCCTGCTTGGAGACGACCAGGAGACGTGGCTCGACGATCAGCTGAAGACCAGCCAAGCCACCTGGCGCATCGTCGGGCAACAGGTGATGATGGCGTTCCTCAAGTCTACCGGCGCTCCAAACTCCGAGGGCGGCGGAACGCTGGTAAACCACGACCAGTGGCAAGGCTACCCGGGCTCGCAGCAGCGGTTCATGTCGCTTCTCAGCGACAACCAAATCGACAACGTCGTGGTGCTCACCGGAGATATCCACAGCGGCTGGGGTTGCGACCTCACCCCCGATCCCAACAACACGGACTTCTACGACCCGGCGACTGGCAAAGGCTCCGTTGCAGTCGAGTTCGTGACCTCTGCCGTAACTTCTCCAGGATTTCCCGCTGGAATTGACACGGTGGTCAAGAACGCGCTCGTGGAGAACCCGCACATCAAGTACTCCAACGTCACCCAGCGCGGCTTCTTCATCCTCGACCTGGACAGCGAACGGGTCCAGGCCGCCTGGTACGTGTACGACGACATCGAGACGGCAGACGGTGGAGTGAAAAGCCTGGACGCAGTGCTCGAGAGCAAGAGCGGAACGAACTTCCTCGTCCCCGCCGATGAGCCTGCGGCACCGAAGGCCGCTCCGCCGGCCGCGCCTTGA
- a CDS encoding metallophosphoesterase, with the protein MTLSFATLSWVGWFAVVLSAWWLRSRPYAIFRGVVIGLHNLMAISIYSRLPDLPALQYLFVYLHTMVFVQAVLLIWPRLMPFGYRLLVSLPASWFAASTLFTFPWAITNALGWSVPGAWVPYLIGMFGLAQSLRTRETEVHIRAGRFGEAVSKEDAEHSELRRIRVENKAPGSRPLRIVQITDPHLGPFMSVERLRHIAERAVARQPDLVLLTGDFLTMESQADPGLLAAALEPLLAMPGRVFACRGNHDLEAPGTVARALQHAGVELLIDEARVVETELGPVQILGIDFAFRGRKERMQVTCEAHPRVAGALRVVLLHDPGAFIHLPPGDADLVLSGHTHGGQVGLLSFGLPHTMVTLFSRVPDHGLWARGLDRLYVHRGTGHYGFPLRLGVPSEESVLCVHPPEAS; encoded by the coding sequence ATGACACTCAGCTTCGCCACGCTCTCGTGGGTTGGTTGGTTCGCCGTCGTGCTCAGCGCTTGGTGGCTGCGCTCTCGCCCCTACGCCATTTTCCGTGGGGTAGTGATTGGCCTTCACAACCTGATGGCCATCTCCATCTATTCGCGCCTGCCGGACCTACCTGCGCTTCAGTATTTGTTCGTCTACCTCCACACGATGGTGTTCGTGCAGGCGGTGCTACTGATCTGGCCGCGCTTGATGCCCTTCGGCTATCGCTTGCTCGTGAGTTTGCCGGCGTCGTGGTTCGCGGCGAGCACGCTGTTCACATTCCCTTGGGCGATCACCAATGCTCTCGGTTGGAGCGTGCCCGGAGCCTGGGTGCCGTACTTGATCGGTATGTTCGGTTTGGCTCAGTCGCTGCGCACCCGGGAGACTGAGGTGCACATTCGGGCCGGACGCTTCGGCGAAGCGGTGTCCAAGGAAGACGCCGAGCACTCCGAACTACGACGTATCCGGGTGGAAAATAAGGCGCCGGGCAGTCGACCGCTGCGCATCGTACAGATCACTGATCCTCACCTCGGCCCTTTCATGAGTGTGGAGCGCTTGCGGCACATCGCTGAGCGCGCTGTGGCGCGCCAGCCGGATTTGGTGCTGCTCACGGGCGATTTCTTGACGATGGAGTCCCAGGCAGATCCCGGGCTCTTGGCCGCTGCGCTGGAGCCGCTTCTGGCGATGCCGGGGCGGGTCTTTGCTTGTCGGGGCAACCACGATCTCGAGGCGCCAGGCACGGTTGCCCGCGCCCTCCAGCACGCCGGCGTGGAGCTTCTGATCGACGAAGCGCGTGTGGTGGAGACCGAGCTCGGGCCGGTGCAGATCCTCGGTATCGATTTCGCATTTCGTGGGCGGAAGGAGCGCATGCAGGTGACGTGTGAGGCGCACCCCAGGGTCGCCGGCGCGCTGCGTGTGGTGCTGCTCCACGATCCTGGCGCCTTCATTCACCTCCCGCCGGGTGACGCGGATTTGGTGTTGTCAGGGCACACCCACGGCGGGCAAGTGGGGCTACTCAGCTTTGGCTTGCCCCACACCATGGTCACGCTGTTCAGCCGCGTGCCGGATCATGGTCTATGGGCACGAGGACTGGACCGTCTGTACGTGCACCGCGGCACGGGTCACTACGGATTTCCCCTGCGCCTCGGCGTGCCCTCGGAGGAGAGCGTGCTGTGCGTGCATCCCCCTGAGGCAAGCTAG
- a CDS encoding methyltransferase domain-containing protein — translation MARDREVSRATGAAALLLTLALTPSACGGNATEPAQSPSEAASATAASSTSPGPAHAGHAEPGHHGHHAGGGGHPGHHSTTANHRFEDPERWAKVFDDPERDEWQKPDAVLDFLKLPENALVADLGAGTGYFSVRLAKRVPKGKVFAVDIEDKLLKHLASRAEKAKLGNVITVLAAQDDPKLPPNLDLVLVVDTYHHISERVPYFEGVAKKLSAKGRVVIVDFKLGDLPVGPPDKHKISQDQTHTEMEAAGFQLCDELKTLPYQYVLSFGPHC, via the coding sequence ATGGCGCGTGATCGCGAAGTGTCTCGTGCGACTGGGGCAGCTGCGCTGCTCCTCACCCTCGCCCTCACACCGAGCGCGTGCGGCGGCAACGCGACCGAGCCTGCCCAGTCACCTTCCGAAGCCGCGAGCGCGACCGCTGCAAGCAGTACATCGCCTGGACCCGCTCACGCTGGGCATGCTGAGCCTGGACACCACGGCCATCACGCCGGCGGTGGGGGACACCCTGGACACCACTCGACGACGGCGAACCATCGCTTCGAGGATCCCGAACGCTGGGCGAAGGTCTTCGACGACCCGGAGCGCGATGAGTGGCAGAAGCCTGACGCGGTACTCGACTTCCTGAAGCTGCCCGAAAACGCGCTGGTCGCGGACCTGGGCGCGGGAACAGGCTACTTCTCCGTGCGGCTCGCCAAGCGTGTGCCGAAGGGCAAAGTATTCGCGGTCGACATCGAGGACAAGTTGCTAAAGCACCTGGCAAGCCGCGCGGAAAAGGCGAAGCTCGGCAACGTGATCACGGTGCTCGCAGCGCAGGACGACCCGAAGCTCCCCCCAAACCTCGACTTGGTGCTCGTCGTGGACACCTATCACCACATCTCTGAGCGTGTGCCCTATTTCGAAGGCGTCGCGAAGAAGCTGTCCGCGAAGGGGCGCGTCGTCATTGTCGACTTCAAGCTCGGTGATTTGCCCGTGGGTCCGCCGGACAAGCACAAGATCTCACAAGACCAAACGCACACCGAGATGGAGGCCGCGGGCTTTCAGCTCTGCGACGAGCTGAAAACCCTGCCCTACCAGTACGTCTTGAGCTTCGGTCCCCACTGCTAG
- a CDS encoding class I SAM-dependent methyltransferase has translation MQENIAAKLLEQHRDYAAAEALVDIEGLSSARVCRFLNDLVRNMAPEEHYLEVGTWKGRTLMSAAIDNPGRTCFACDKFRLVGRFTGLGCLAKQALYRNIERYQERSARIVFHHTTSARLFREQRIPPPIGVYFYDGDHSFAGTYHGIASVEPLLAARSVVLVDDWNDPVIRGATREALRAGTLDVLWERELEGDHTEAGWWNGLGVFYVERRSAALEASAIAAQ, from the coding sequence ATGCAAGAGAACATCGCTGCCAAACTGCTCGAACAGCACCGGGACTATGCGGCCGCGGAGGCGCTGGTAGACATCGAAGGCCTTTCGAGCGCTCGGGTGTGTCGCTTCCTGAACGATCTCGTGCGCAACATGGCCCCTGAGGAGCACTACCTCGAGGTTGGAACCTGGAAAGGGCGCACCTTGATGTCCGCTGCGATCGACAATCCAGGGCGCACCTGTTTCGCCTGCGACAAATTTCGCTTGGTAGGTCGGTTCACCGGGCTTGGCTGCCTCGCCAAGCAGGCGCTCTATCGAAATATCGAGCGCTATCAGGAGCGGAGCGCGCGCATTGTCTTCCACCACACGACCAGCGCACGGCTCTTCAGGGAGCAGCGAATTCCGCCGCCCATCGGCGTGTACTTCTACGACGGTGACCACTCCTTTGCGGGGACCTATCACGGCATCGCGTCGGTTGAGCCTCTGCTCGCCGCGCGTTCGGTAGTCTTGGTGGACGACTGGAACGACCCGGTGATCCGCGGGGCGACGCGGGAGGCGCTACGCGCTGGCACGCTGGACGTGCTCTGGGAGCGCGAGCTCGAGGGCGACCACACGGAGGCTGGCTGGTGGAACGGGCTAGGCGTTTTCTACGTGGAGCGACGCAGCGCCGCGCTCGAAGCGAGCGCTATCGCGGCGCAGTAG
- a CDS encoding NADPH:quinone oxidoreductase family protein: MADTMQAVVAESLSGVSALSLKAQPIPEPKPGQVLVKVKAAGINYADVMQARGLYAGGPKPPYIAGVEAAGEVVQTTEGCGLNVGDRVMGYGVSAFAEYIAWPAGNLLPLPEGWTMEQGAAFPVQWLTAYGCLRTVGRLQEGESVLIHAAAGGVGLAATKLAKHLGAKVFATASNQEKLELAKAHGADELINYATQDFVAEIKARTEGAGVDLVLEMVGGEVFERNFRAVKPYGRIVVFGSATAKQAVIDNTTLIFKPVEVIGYHLAVMAQKRPDLMMPCLGEVMQLVHKGIISPDAPSSFPLRDAVRALSDLEERKTTGKLVLIP; the protein is encoded by the coding sequence ATGGCAGACACAATGCAGGCAGTGGTGGCGGAGAGTTTGTCCGGGGTGAGCGCGCTCAGCCTCAAGGCGCAGCCGATACCAGAGCCCAAGCCTGGCCAAGTCTTGGTGAAGGTGAAGGCGGCGGGCATCAACTACGCCGATGTGATGCAGGCGCGCGGGCTCTACGCGGGCGGACCGAAGCCCCCCTACATCGCGGGCGTCGAGGCCGCTGGTGAGGTGGTTCAAACGACGGAAGGCTGCGGCCTGAACGTCGGAGACCGCGTGATGGGCTACGGTGTGTCGGCTTTCGCGGAGTACATCGCGTGGCCCGCGGGAAACCTGTTGCCGCTGCCTGAAGGCTGGACGATGGAACAAGGCGCGGCGTTTCCTGTGCAGTGGCTCACCGCCTACGGCTGCCTACGCACGGTCGGGCGACTCCAAGAAGGCGAATCGGTGTTGATCCACGCGGCGGCGGGCGGCGTAGGCTTGGCCGCTACGAAACTCGCGAAGCACCTCGGTGCGAAGGTTTTTGCCACCGCTTCCAATCAGGAAAAGCTGGAGCTTGCAAAGGCCCATGGGGCGGACGAGCTGATCAATTATGCCACGCAGGATTTCGTCGCAGAGATCAAGGCGCGCACTGAAGGGGCCGGTGTCGACCTGGTGTTGGAGATGGTGGGCGGAGAGGTCTTTGAGCGAAATTTCCGCGCGGTTAAGCCCTATGGGCGTATCGTGGTCTTCGGCTCCGCGACGGCCAAGCAAGCGGTGATCGACAACACCACGCTGATCTTCAAGCCTGTCGAGGTCATCGGCTATCACTTGGCGGTGATGGCGCAGAAGCGCCCCGACTTGATGATGCCGTGTCTCGGCGAGGTCATGCAGCTGGTGCACAAGGGCATCATCAGTCCAGATGCACCCAGCTCGTTTCCTTTGCGCGACGCGGTGCGTGCATTGAGTGACCTGGAGGAGCGCAAGACGACAGGAAAGCTGGTCCTCATCCCATGA
- a CDS encoding YjbQ family protein, whose protein sequence is MKTHQQIIEISTNGVGFRDITPQVAQVAQASGVSMGLCTVFVRHTSASLVIQENADPAVLRDLERWMAEQVPRARSWEHDDEGPDDMPAHVRGAITKTSESVPLVNGRLGLGTWQAIYLWEHRDRPHTRQLIVHVFGD, encoded by the coding sequence GTGAAGACGCACCAGCAAATCATCGAGATTTCCACCAACGGCGTGGGATTTCGGGACATTACCCCACAGGTCGCACAGGTGGCCCAAGCTTCAGGGGTGTCCATGGGGCTGTGCACGGTCTTCGTTCGCCATACTTCGGCGAGCCTGGTGATCCAGGAGAACGCGGATCCCGCCGTCTTGCGGGACCTCGAGCGCTGGATGGCTGAGCAGGTCCCGAGGGCTCGAAGCTGGGAGCATGACGACGAAGGGCCCGATGACATGCCTGCGCATGTGCGGGGCGCGATCACCAAGACCAGCGAGAGCGTTCCGCTCGTCAACGGGCGCCTCGGGCTGGGTACTTGGCAGGCGATCTACTTGTGGGAGCACCGGGATCGCCCCCACACGCGCCAGCTGATCGTACACGTATTCGGCGATTGA